Proteins from a single region of Lujinxingia litoralis:
- a CDS encoding TetR/AcrR family transcriptional regulator, which produces MSKGEETREKMIQTATRLFQAQGYAATGIKQILSESGTPRGSMYFHFPAGKEELAAEVVARHGEDFAQTLEDVMNASPDAVTSARQIVDLLARECEATACQTGCPVGAIAFEMANTSERLRKATREVFERWSGILARRLSADGISPDDARQRAHAAICAIEGALVLTRAYGDAGILYDLRERLPALLSD; this is translated from the coding sequence ATGAGCAAGGGCGAAGAGACACGCGAGAAGATGATCCAGACAGCCACACGCCTCTTTCAAGCGCAAGGCTACGCGGCCACCGGCATAAAACAGATCCTCAGCGAGAGCGGTACGCCCCGGGGCTCCATGTATTTTCATTTCCCAGCCGGCAAAGAAGAGCTCGCCGCCGAAGTTGTGGCGCGCCACGGTGAGGACTTTGCGCAGACGTTGGAAGATGTGATGAACGCCTCGCCAGACGCCGTCACAAGCGCCCGGCAGATCGTCGACCTGCTCGCCAGAGAGTGTGAGGCCACCGCCTGTCAGACCGGCTGCCCGGTGGGGGCCATTGCCTTCGAGATGGCCAACACCTCGGAGAGACTGCGTAAGGCCACCCGCGAGGTATTTGAGCGATGGAGCGGCATCCTCGCCAGGCGCTTGAGCGCCGACGGCATCTCTCCCGACGACGCTCGTCAACGCGCGCACGCCGCGATTTGCGCGATCGAAGGGGCGCTCGTGCTGACTCGCGCGTACGGCGATGCCGGCATTCTTTACGACCTTCGGGAGAGGCTTCCCGCGTTGCTTTCCGACTGA
- a CDS encoding ArsR/SmtB family transcription factor produces the protein MKRTGVTSCCPPAEPQPPVPSDEGEANAHLARLARALGHPARVAILRMLVRQEGCIVGDIVAELPLAQSTISQHLKQLKDAGLIRGEVDGPRVCYCVEPGTVALFKALVDGL, from the coding sequence GTGAAAAGGACCGGGGTCACTTCGTGTTGCCCACCCGCCGAGCCGCAGCCGCCGGTACCGAGCGACGAGGGGGAAGCCAACGCGCACCTTGCCAGGCTCGCCAGGGCGCTCGGGCATCCAGCGCGCGTTGCCATTCTTCGCATGCTCGTGCGCCAGGAGGGCTGCATCGTCGGCGATATCGTCGCTGAGCTTCCGCTTGCCCAGTCGACCATCTCGCAGCACCTCAAGCAGCTCAAGGACGCGGGGCTCATCCGCGGCGAGGTCGATGGACCGCGGGTCTGCTACTGCGTGGAGCCGGGGACCGTCGCGCTCTTCAAGGCTCTGGTCGACGGCCTGTGA
- the arsB gene encoding ACR3 family arsenite efflux transporter — translation MGIFERFLSIWVALAIAAGVGLGLVVPGLFEAVSRLELASVNLVVAVLIWLMIYPMMLKVEPSCLKDVGKRPAGLALTLVINWLIKPFTMAALGVLFFQHVFAGLVPVEDAQQYIAGMILLGVAPCTAMVFVWSHLTGGDANYTLVQVSVNDIILVFAFAPIAGLLLGITDLHVPWETLLASVVIFVVLPLSAGVLTHRRLRKAGGAPAIEQLSNKLKPTSIVGLLLTVVLLFGFQADTIIEQPGRVVLIAIPLLIQSYGMFALAYGLARVLKLPFTVAAPAAMISTSNFFELAVAVAISLFGLASGAALATVVGVLIEVPVMLSLVAFANRTRGWFPAASSTSPTPT, via the coding sequence ATGGGAATCTTCGAACGTTTTCTTTCGATCTGGGTCGCGTTGGCCATCGCCGCCGGCGTTGGCCTTGGGCTCGTCGTGCCCGGTCTCTTCGAGGCCGTCTCTCGTCTGGAACTGGCCAGTGTCAACCTGGTCGTCGCCGTGCTTATCTGGCTGATGATTTACCCGATGATGCTCAAGGTGGAGCCTTCATGCCTCAAGGACGTAGGCAAGAGGCCCGCGGGACTCGCGCTCACCCTGGTCATCAACTGGCTCATCAAACCCTTCACCATGGCGGCACTCGGCGTGCTTTTCTTCCAGCACGTCTTCGCAGGCCTCGTGCCCGTTGAGGACGCGCAGCAGTACATCGCCGGGATGATCCTTCTTGGCGTCGCCCCCTGCACGGCGATGGTTTTCGTCTGGAGCCATCTGACCGGTGGAGACGCTAATTACACCCTGGTCCAGGTGTCGGTGAACGACATCATTCTGGTCTTTGCCTTTGCCCCGATCGCCGGACTGCTGCTCGGCATCACCGATCTGCATGTCCCCTGGGAGACGCTGCTGGCCTCAGTTGTGATCTTTGTAGTCCTGCCGCTGAGCGCCGGGGTTCTTACTCATCGGCGGCTGAGGAAGGCTGGCGGCGCTCCCGCAATCGAGCAGCTTTCGAATAAGCTCAAGCCAACCTCCATCGTCGGTCTGCTCCTCACGGTGGTGCTTCTCTTCGGCTTCCAGGCCGACACCATCATTGAGCAGCCCGGCCGCGTGGTGCTCATCGCCATCCCGCTGCTCATCCAGAGCTACGGGATGTTTGCCCTCGCCTACGGTCTGGCTCGCGTGCTCAAGCTCCCCTTCACCGTGGCGGCGCCCGCCGCGATGATCAGCACCTCCAACTTCTTCGAGCTGGCTGTAGCGGTGGCTATCAGCCTCTTTGGTCTCGCTTCGGGAGCCGCGCTCGCCACGGTCGTCGGGGTGCTCATTGAGGTGCCGGTGATGCTCTCGCTTGTCGCCTTCGCCAACCGTACCAGAGGGTGGTTCCCGGCGGCCTCATCCACCTCACCAACCCCTACCTGA
- a CDS encoding VOC family protein codes for MSGFRFNSILFLCVANSARSQMAEGLASDLFGDAVRVQSAGSSPSQVNPYAIRAMAELGLDLGTQTSKSVDTIDPDSVELVITLCAEEVCPAWLASTPRMHWPLQDPDRANEDLSDEERLQHFRVTRDHIRARLEVLAALRDVPEGPDPQEFHASIRVPDLAEAARFYSWLLGVAPRAWTHRYVTFVSEALRTNFVLLVSDGKELHQDTLYHLGIDVGTRAAVIKAHRRAEAAGWLIHKPARTTWRGTPLHELWLKDPGGNLIEIYARLTDAELAEMPSNQEPRILVPEV; via the coding sequence ATGTCCGGATTTCGTTTCAACTCCATCCTCTTCCTCTGCGTCGCCAACTCGGCACGTTCCCAGATGGCCGAGGGCCTCGCCAGCGACCTCTTTGGCGATGCCGTACGTGTGCAATCGGCCGGTTCGTCACCCTCGCAGGTCAACCCCTATGCCATCCGGGCGATGGCTGAGCTCGGCCTCGATCTGGGGACCCAGACGTCGAAGTCGGTCGATACCATCGATCCCGATTCCGTGGAGCTTGTCATCACCCTCTGCGCCGAGGAGGTCTGCCCGGCGTGGCTCGCGAGCACGCCACGGATGCACTGGCCACTTCAGGATCCTGACAGAGCGAACGAAGATCTCAGCGACGAGGAGCGTCTGCAGCATTTTCGCGTGACCCGAGACCATATTCGCGCTCGCCTCGAGGTGCTCGCGGCGCTTCGCGACGTGCCCGAGGGCCCCGACCCTCAGGAGTTCCACGCGAGCATCCGCGTTCCGGACCTGGCGGAGGCCGCGCGCTTCTACTCCTGGCTCCTCGGAGTTGCCCCCAGGGCGTGGACGCACCGCTACGTGACCTTTGTGAGCGAAGCGTTGCGCACCAACTTCGTGTTGCTCGTCTCCGACGGTAAAGAACTCCACCAGGACACCCTCTATCACCTGGGCATCGACGTCGGCACCCGGGCCGCCGTCATCAAGGCGCACCGGCGCGCTGAGGCTGCCGGCTGGCTCATCCACAAGCCGGCGCGCACCACCTGGCGCGGCACTCCCCTGCATGAACTCTGGCTCAAAGACCCCGGCGGCAACCTCATCGAGATCTACGCGCGCCTTACCGACGCCGAACTCGCTGAGATGCCCTCTAATCAAGAGCCTCGTATACTGGTGCCTGAAGTCTAA